In Rattus norvegicus strain BN/NHsdMcwi chromosome 3, GRCr8, whole genome shotgun sequence, a genomic segment contains:
- the LOC120101785 gene encoding uncharacterized protein LOC120101785, translated as MLGPWEASRFRRRVRANLQHNFSRLVLGAQGPGPYNGRDVTQVDTSRQRPGRQRSLGCLAPGHRHRDRYPGPRFESLQCHWLTELPYPCPPTPRASDFTDSSAGRARSYKEASAAAIEAGHGAHLSSQTLAYWARQTRVWAGPEPEAAAPRPRACAASRVPGEQAAAARRTGPPASASSLTPLTACPSVQRFGGRPLLPGTHRYQRGRLPAAPPPQARRSRLGLSPPARRRTKAPPTD; from the coding sequence ATGCTAGGACCCTGGGAAGCCAGTAGGTTCCGGCGCCGTGTCCGTGCGAACCTCCAGCACAATTTCTCTCGCCTGGTTCTCGGGGCCCAGGGTCCGGGTCCATATAATGGTCGAGATGTCACACAAGTTGACACCTCCAGACAGCGCCCAGGGCGACAGCGTTCCCTAGGCTGCCTGGCGCCAGGACACCGCCACCGAGACCGGTATCCTGGACCCCGGTTCGAATCCCTCCAGTGCCACTGGCTCACAGAGCTCCCCTACCCCTGCCCGCCAACCCCCCGCGCGAGCGACTTCACAGACTCGAGTGCAGGGCGTGCTCGATCCTACAAAGAAGCCTCGGCAGCTGCGATCGAGGCAGGCCACGGTGCCCACCTCAGCTCACAGACGCTCGCCTACTGGGCCCGCCAGACTCGGGTCTGGGCCGGACCGGAGCCGGAGGCAGCCGCGCCCCGCCCCAGGGCATGCGCAGCCTCGCGCGTGCCCGGAGAGCAGGCCGCGGCCGCGCGTCGAACGGGCCCTCCCGCCTCTGCGTCCTCCCTCACCCCCCTAACCGCTTGCCCATCAGTACAACGCTTCGGCGGACGGCCACTGCTTCCCGGCACTCACCGCTACCAGCGCGGCCGCCTCCCCGCCGCTCCTCCGCCTCAGGCCCGCCGCTCCCGCCTCGGCCTCAGCCCACCTGCCCGCCGTAGGACAAAGGCGCCACCAACCGACTAG